A single Triticum dicoccoides isolate Atlit2015 ecotype Zavitan chromosome 2A, WEW_v2.0, whole genome shotgun sequence DNA region contains:
- the LOC119355918 gene encoding salt tolerance receptor-like cytoplasmic kinase 1, translated as MFQGCGLFACVSRRGADVRKRGEAGAASSRVAAEPAVWEEEEEAGGAARRMAWAEVESATGAFSSRVIGHGGFSTVYLASLSSARLAAVKVHCSSERLHRAFRQELDVLLSLRHPHIVRLLGYCDERDEGVLVFEYAPNGDLHQRLHGGEEDAVPLPWSRRVAIAFQVATALEYLHEGRSQAVVHGDIKASNVLLDGNMDAKLCDFGFAHSGVSATAGRGRSSGRAIMGSPGYVDPQLLRTGVANEQSDVYSFGVLLLELVTGREAVCRETGRRLTAVVCPTVSDGNVADVVDRSLTGKYSADEAAVVAELAMRCVSDAPGLRPSMADVVHVLQEKTTALISAVGSRLDRRMMF; from the coding sequence ATGTTTCAAGGGTGCGGCCTGTTCGCGTGCGTGAGCCGGCGCGGCGCCGACGTCAGGAAGCGGGGCGAGGCGGGCGCGGCCAGCTCGCGGGtcgcggcggagccggcggtgtgggaggaggaggaggaggccggcggcgccgCCAGGCGGATGGCGTGGGCGGAGGTGGAGTCCGCCACGGGGGCCTTCTCGTCCCgcgtcatcggccacggcggcttCAGCACCGTCTACCTCGCCTCGCTCTcctccgcccgcctcgccgccgtcaagGTGCACTGCAGCAGCGAGCGCCTCCACCGCGCCTTCCGCCAGGAGCTCGACGTGCTGCTCTCCCTCCGCCACCCGCACATCGTCCGCCTGCTCGGCTACTGCGACGAGCGCGACGAGGGCGTGCTGGTCTTCGAGTACGCGCCCAACGGCGACCTCCACCAGCGGCTCCACGGCGGCGAGGAAGACGCGGTGCCCCTGCCGTGgtcgcgccgcgtggcgattgcgtTCCAGGTGGCCACGGCGCTGGAGTACCTCCACGAGGGCCGCAGCCAGGCGGTCGTCCACGGGGACATCAAGGCGTCCAACGTCCTCCTCGACGGTAACATGGACGCCAAGCTCTGCGACTTCGGCTTCGCGCACTCCGGCGTCTCGGCCACGGCGGGCCGCGGCAGGTCGTCTGGGCGCGCCATCATGGGCTCCCCGGGTTACGTCGACCCCCAGCTCCTCCGCACCGGCGTGGCCAACGAGCAGAGCGACGTGTACAGCTTCGGCGTGCTGCTGCTCGAGCTGGTGACCGGGAGGGAGGCCGTGTGCCGCGAGACCGGACGCCGTCTTACCGCGGTGGTGTGCCCCACGGTCAGCGACGGGAACGTGGCCGATGTGGTGGACCGGAGTCTCACCGGCAAGTACAGCGCCGACGAGGCGGCCGTCGTCGCGGAGCTCGCGATGCGGTGCGTCAGCGACGCCCCCGGGCTCAGGCCGTCCATGGCGGACGTGGTGCACGTGCTCCAGGAGAAGACCACCGCGTTGATCTCGGCCGTCGGATCCAGATTGGACCGCAGGATGATGTTCTAG